Proteins encoded in a region of the Mucispirillum schaedleri ASF457 genome:
- a CDS encoding PhoH family protein — MSITKEIIVPSVIQPYIFGRQDSNIKVIENNMNVKLSALGDNVTIEAENENNAVKAYRLFEELMKTAEKRELTSEDVVYAVKMINKDNNVDVSGVLTEKIKVGGWAKIVTAKSPSQREYIKAMSTSDMIFGIGPAGTGKTYLAMAMAVNQFLSKKAARIILTRPAVEAGEKLGFLPGDIADKINPYLRPLYDALYTMMDIDYVTKLIEKGVIEVAPLAFMRGRTLNDSFVILDEAQNTTEEQMKMFLTRLGFNSKAVITGDVTQIDLPSDKRSGLITAMHVLNNISEIKFIQFSDKDVVRHPLVSKIVRAYDAAMKKD, encoded by the coding sequence AATGTTAAATTGTCAGCACTTGGCGATAATGTTACAATAGAAGCAGAAAATGAAAATAATGCTGTAAAAGCATATAGATTATTTGAAGAATTAATGAAAACTGCAGAAAAAAGAGAGCTTACATCTGAAGATGTTGTTTATGCTGTTAAAATGATTAACAAAGATAATAATGTTGATGTAAGTGGTGTATTAACTGAAAAAATAAAAGTAGGTGGCTGGGCAAAAATTGTAACCGCAAAATCTCCATCACAAAGAGAATATATTAAAGCTATGAGCACAAGCGATATGATTTTTGGTATAGGACCTGCAGGAACTGGTAAAACTTATCTTGCTATGGCAATGGCTGTAAATCAGTTTTTATCTAAAAAAGCTGCCCGTATTATTTTAACCCGTCCTGCTGTAGAAGCTGGGGAAAAACTAGGGTTTTTACCCGGAGATATTGCTGATAAAATAAACCCATATCTTAGACCACTTTATGATGCACTTTATACTATGATGGATATTGATTATGTTACTAAATTAATAGAAAAAGGAGTTATAGAAGTTGCACCGCTTGCATTTATGAGAGGAAGAACATTAAATGATTCTTTTGTTATACTTGATGAGGCTCAAAACACAACAGAAGAACAGATGAAAATGTTTTTAACACGCCTTGGGTTTAATTCAAAAGCTGTTATTACTGGTGATGTTACTCAGATTGATTTACCAAGTGATAAAAGAAGTGGACTTATAACAGCTATGCATGTATTAAATAATATTTCAGAAATTAAATTTATACAATTCAGTGATAAAGATGTTGTGCGTCATCCACTTGTATCAAAAATAGTAAGAGCTTATGATGCAGCTATGAAAAAGGATTAA